From a single Pseudoalteromonas nigrifaciens genomic region:
- a CDS encoding DUF445 domain-containing protein, with the protein MNKSLITNLLAGIFVVLGFIFDQAIVLSVGLFALSGAVTNLLAIHMLFEKVPFLYGSGVIALKFQSFKVAIRNLILTEFFSEQKINNLLSKAQPNIDFEPIINNVDLNPAFDSLLEVIEQSQFGSMLAMFGGSAAVEPMREKFIEKMQLSLGEISQTDNFKALVSQTLSQSNSAESLHNTVLKLVDERLDELTPKMVKEIIQTMIREHLGWLVVWGGVFGGLFGLIAAII; encoded by the coding sequence ATGAATAAAAGTTTAATAACCAATTTGCTAGCGGGTATATTTGTTGTTCTCGGCTTTATATTTGATCAGGCAATTGTGCTGTCGGTTGGTTTATTTGCACTCTCTGGAGCAGTGACTAATTTATTAGCTATTCATATGCTGTTCGAAAAAGTACCTTTTTTATATGGTTCGGGAGTAATCGCGTTAAAGTTTCAAAGCTTTAAAGTAGCAATAAGAAACTTAATTTTAACTGAGTTTTTTTCAGAGCAAAAAATTAATAATTTACTCAGCAAAGCGCAACCTAATATCGACTTTGAACCAATAATAAATAATGTTGATTTAAACCCCGCATTCGACAGTTTACTAGAGGTAATTGAGCAATCTCAGTTTGGCAGCATGCTTGCTATGTTTGGTGGCAGTGCGGCGGTTGAGCCAATGCGTGAAAAATTCATTGAAAAAATGCAACTGTCGCTTGGAGAAATATCTCAAACTGATAACTTTAAAGCCTTAGTTAGTCAAACACTTTCGCAAAGTAATAGTGCTGAAAGTTTACACAATACAGTGCTTAAATTAGTTGATGAGCGCCTTGACGAGCTAACCCCTAAAATGGTTAAAGAGATTATTCAAACCATGATCCGCGAGCACTTAGGTTGGTTAGTTGTATGGGGCGGCGTGTTTGGTGGATTGTTTGGTCTTATTGCCGCAATAATTTAA
- a CDS encoding DUF3718 domain-containing protein, with the protein MNTLKATLYSSVLLSAVSIASPVMATQFIAADSTPGTQACMAVASNKRLTINNTMKSLRISKAVISKKLLCNDLSVGDFVSLYSLNKSARFLNIDMDTRTSITDLAKAKMPSVVIMAGSK; encoded by the coding sequence ATGAATACTCTAAAAGCAACTTTATACTCTAGTGTGCTATTAAGTGCAGTCTCAATAGCATCACCCGTAATGGCAACCCAGTTTATTGCTGCGGATTCAACTCCCGGTACGCAAGCATGTATGGCGGTAGCGTCAAACAAAAGGCTAACCATTAACAACACAATGAAAAGTTTACGTATAAGTAAAGCCGTCATCAGTAAAAAACTGCTATGTAATGATTTATCGGTAGGCGATTTTGTCTCGCTGTACAGTCTTAATAAATCGGCACGTTTTTTAAATATAGATATGGATACACGCACCTCAATTACCGATTTAGCAAAGGCTAAAATGCCTTCGGTGGTTATTATGGCCGGCTCTAAATAA
- a CDS encoding CPXCG motif-containing cysteine-rich protein — MKNFVSQRISCPHCGHHIHLDLDASMGDQDYIEECSACCNPIHLNMHIDHARNKLELHVDSGDEQIF, encoded by the coding sequence ATGAAAAACTTTGTATCGCAACGTATTTCATGTCCGCACTGCGGGCATCATATTCATTTAGATTTAGATGCCAGCATGGGAGATCAAGACTACATAGAAGAGTGCAGCGCCTGTTGTAACCCTATTCATTTAAACATGCACATTGACCATGCTCGTAATAAACTAGAATTACATGTAGATAGCGGCGACGAACAAATATT
- a CDS encoding fructosamine kinase family protein, which yields MWKTVNEQISQAIHYDFKHTHKQQLQSTNTDKLFHITNGTHNYLVKVALKNELERLESESLGLKLLTENGVFIVPDCITTGANIEFSFIVLEWLEFDKQPHPTWNAMGKGLAMLHQKHQQAMFGFDVDNYLATTVQPNSWHKKWNIFYAEERIGWQLQLLAEKGIIFIEPERLINLVKEQLHSHPVEPSLLHGDFWRGNVGFINTVPSIFNPACYYGDREVDIAMSELFAPLPDDFYSAYNQQYPLLASFEQRKLIYQLYPILNHANIFAGHYLTQAKQHIERLIK from the coding sequence ATGTGGAAAACAGTAAACGAGCAAATAAGCCAAGCCATACATTATGACTTTAAACATACTCATAAACAGCAACTTCAGAGCACCAACACAGACAAACTTTTTCATATAACCAATGGTACGCACAACTATTTAGTAAAAGTAGCGTTAAAAAATGAGCTTGAGCGCCTAGAAAGCGAATCGCTTGGTTTAAAGCTGCTCACAGAAAACGGGGTGTTTATAGTGCCTGATTGCATTACAACAGGTGCAAATATAGAGTTCTCGTTTATTGTTTTAGAGTGGTTAGAATTTGACAAACAACCACACCCCACATGGAACGCAATGGGTAAAGGCTTAGCAATGTTGCATCAAAAGCATCAGCAAGCCATGTTTGGTTTTGATGTAGATAATTATTTAGCCACTACAGTACAGCCTAATAGCTGGCATAAAAAGTGGAATATATTTTACGCCGAAGAGCGCATAGGCTGGCAATTACAATTATTGGCAGAAAAAGGCATTATATTTATAGAGCCAGAGCGATTAATTAATTTAGTAAAAGAGCAATTACACAGCCACCCCGTAGAGCCATCATTATTACATGGCGATTTTTGGCGTGGTAATGTAGGGTTTATAAATACAGTACCGAGTATATTTAACCCTGCCTGTTATTACGGTGACCGAGAGGTTGATATAGCCATGAGCGAGCTATTTGCACCACTGCCAGATGATTTTTACAGCGCTTATAATCAACAATATCCGTTGCTAGCAAGTTTTGAGCAACGTAAATTAATATACCAGCTTTACCCTATTTTAAACCACGCTAATATTTTTGCGGGGCATTACCTTACCCAAGCAAAACAACACATAGAAAGGTTAATAAAGTAA